The Maridesulfovibrio zosterae DSM 11974 genome contains a region encoding:
- a CDS encoding esterase-like activity of phytase family protein, giving the protein MIKIIIFILILCFTPITLLFGPSTMNVDAKQPTTNPITVKLTASQVGPLENDNVDLGVSNIKYLGTLLLYSPHPAFGGFSDLLISNDRKSLLAVTDMGFWMKADIKYSPSGFLRTVSEKAQLGQLCDTNGNTYSIKYNADAEGLSRAPGGGYLVSFERIHRINLFKNKNLSLAGKPTNFTAPKKIKDLPDNSGIESMLLLPNKDLLIISEGDSKSGPLSYASILKKKKWTEYMYQRSQDYRPTSAANLPANEVLILERRYKGPGTLGIRFRKFNSNEIKADQNVRPELVFELPSILPLDNYEGVDTITTEDGKTFIYIISDDNFSPLQHTLLTLFELNPDRQN; this is encoded by the coding sequence ATGATAAAAATTATAATCTTTATACTAATTCTGTGTTTCACGCCCATTACTTTACTGTTTGGCCCTTCAACTATGAACGTAGATGCAAAGCAGCCCACTACTAACCCGATCACGGTGAAACTTACAGCCAGTCAGGTTGGCCCCCTTGAAAACGATAATGTCGATCTAGGAGTCTCTAATATTAAATATCTTGGCACGTTACTATTATATAGCCCTCATCCAGCATTTGGAGGATTTTCTGATCTGCTCATAAGTAATGACAGAAAATCTTTACTCGCTGTAACTGATATGGGTTTTTGGATGAAAGCTGATATAAAATATTCGCCTAGCGGTTTTCTACGCACAGTTTCAGAGAAAGCACAACTGGGACAGCTCTGCGATACCAATGGAAATACATACTCAATAAAATATAATGCTGACGCTGAAGGTTTAAGCCGTGCACCAGGAGGGGGATATCTGGTATCTTTTGAAAGAATTCACCGCATTAATTTATTCAAAAATAAAAATTTGAGCTTAGCTGGAAAACCAACTAATTTTACAGCTCCAAAAAAAATTAAAGATCTACCGGACAACAGCGGAATTGAATCCATGCTCCTCCTACCCAATAAGGATCTGCTCATTATATCGGAAGGTGACTCTAAATCAGGTCCGTTATCCTACGCATCAATACTTAAGAAGAAAAAATGGACTGAATATATGTATCAGAGAAGTCAGGATTATCGCCCAACCTCCGCAGCAAATCTTCCTGCCAATGAAGTTCTGATACTTGAACGCAGATATAAAGGCCCGGGCACACTCGGAATAAGATTTAGAAAATTTAACTCAAATGAAATTAAGGCCGACCAAAATGTTCGACCAGAACTTGTTTTTGAGCTCCCGTCTATACTTCCACTAGACAATTATGAAGGAGTAGACACAATCACAACTGAGGATGGAAAAACTTTCATATATATAATATCCGATGATAATTTTTCACCACTTCAACATACATTATTAACTCTTTTCGAACTAAATCCTGACAGACAAAATTGA